The DNA segment ACTTACAGCAACTTTATTCTCTGACAGAAACTTATACCCCAAGTTCGCCTCTCCGTGGGCCTCAGCACCTTGTCGACCTCAAGACATCGgtaagacattaacattcagtTAATGAGGCTACATGTGTCACAATGACTCTTCTGAGATCTGCTCACTTATGTCTGTTCTTGGCTTCTCAGACTTCCATGTTCCCTCTGAGTATTTAACCAATATCCACATAAGGGACAAGGTAAAGCAGAGCCACATTAATTGGCctcatttttaaaagatgtatCTACAGTACGAGTGGAAAACTAACTCCTCGTTCTCTGCTTGTAGTTGGCTGCGATCAAACTGGCTCGATATGGCGAAGACCTGTTGTTCTACCTGTACTACATGAACGGTGGAGACCTGCTACAGCTTTTGGCAGCAGTAGAGCTGTGAGTATTTTCACCCTTTTATGTGGGGATTGGTGCAGAAATATTGTCTCCATGTGTCTATTGTCTGTTTAGAGAGAAGCTCACAGGTTTTCTCCACTTTTCTTATTCCTCTTTCACAACCTCACTCTCCAGCTTCAACCGGGACTGGAGGTACCACAAAGAAGAGCGGGTTTGGATAACGAGGGCGCCCGGCATGGAGCCTACACTGAAGACCAACAACTATGAGAGGGGCACCTACTACTTTTTTGATTGTCTTAACTGGAGAAAAGTAGCCAAGGTAAGAATCTGTCCGCTCAATTCATCTGGAGAAAGTTTTTACTGGCTTTAATTGTGGAGGAGAACATTTCCCATCGTTGAAACTGTGTCTGCATCTCCAAGGAGTTTCATCTGGAGTACGAGAAGCTGGAAGAGAGGCCTCACGTGCCAACAACGTTCAACTACAACCCAGCCCAGCAGGCCTTCTAAGGCCCGACCAGTCCAAAGGCCGCAGCTGCTCCCGTGCACAACGATGCAGGGGGGGGCGCTGTGGTTCTCACAGCTTGGTTTTTATTCCTCGAGGATTTGGCTAAATGACTGCGGGGGTCATCGCCACCATCAAAACTGCCCTGCCTTTCCAAAATTTACATGCTGCCCAAAACACCAAcacttgttctgtttttattctttatgttcatcctgttgttttttttgtcttgtttcgAGCAGGGTCTGTGTTATGTTTACGTCTCTGAATCTGAAGCCTGTTTTTCTCCCGGAGAGGAGGACTGACCTTGTGGCACAGGACAGTGACAGAACAAGGGTTAACGCCTCATATTTACAGCAAGTGTTAAGAACAGAGAAAAGAGCGGGGAAAGCAAAGTTAACTTCGTCAGACTCAAGTGAAAGGGTGAAAGAAATGCAATGTTTATTGTTGCACTATATTTAGTAATAAAAGAACACAAaatttgtttgtgcttttttatGTGAACActccctcttttttcctttctacatttctttgttttggctcaagggggggtggggtgggtcATGCAACTTTTCCACATGCATCACTTTTCATTTCAccgtttctctttttcttccttccatTAACTCTGATTTCTTTAACCTCCGTTTCTGCAACTCCAATTTGTTTCCGTCTCAcactctgtccgtctctctctctctctctctctctgagagtTCTGTGCCAGTTGAACTTGGACACAAATCTGGGAGAAGACTTTGGCGTCTGCGAAACGTGGACGAAACCTCGCAGAAGCTAAATGGCGACACGTCGTTGCTCCGGAGCAAACAAAACACTTTCCAGTCTTTGTTACAATTTTGTAAgaaatgtgtacattttttgtttctttgcatCACATAAATTAGTATATGTATGTACGAATGTGTATATATGattgctatatatatatatatgtatgtatatatatatatatgacatcTATTTTGGAAGAAATTTTGCCCTGCCTTGTACCTCGTTTTTATGAGGTGAGCATGGATGCAATATGTGGACGCAACAGGACATTTCTGGATCTGCTGGACAGGGTGTCACATGGCACCGTGGGCActtacaacaaaaaaagatacaaaatttaaatgtcattcaAGGAAAGGCCTGATTctcaccaaaaaaaacaaacaagaaaaataaacattgatcaagtccaaagcaaaaaaaaagaagggatgTATTTGGATTAAAGCTGTTTGAGCAGCGGTGAACAGCAGCATTTCATAAGAAACGGGGAAAAAACGTCAATTtaaggagataaaaaaaaaaaatcagaccaATCTTGTATTTTCTGAAGTGAAAAGcttcttttctttgtattaaAGCAGAAAAGGCTTTCTTgaaccactgtgtgtgttgttttttcagctCAATAATCCCTCATGAATTCTCCCGgggtgttttatttgttttgtaagaAAGACATTCACATGTAGGATTATTTTCTCTACCTAGTACAACAGGTTAAATGTTCACACGGAGACATTGAGCTTGTTTCCTGTGCAGCGAGACCTTCACTCTTCAGTACAAAGTCAAGACTGACACAGTGAAGTCTATTGAAAGTGCAAGTTTTATTAGTCTTAAGAGACTTTTCTCTTCAAGCAGGTTAATTCATGGAATGTAGTCTTTGACCAAACTGGCCTCATTTCCACATGTtgacatataaaatataaatgcgCTGCAGAGAAATTAACACTCAGATCAAGAACCTGATGTGTGTTTGGCGTAATTAATTAGGATTATCCGCAGTTTAGAAAGGCGCTTACACACCTTAGTTGATACGATGtataaatttaacaaaaataagTAGTTGAGAAATATGGCACACTAACAATAAAGGgtttaaatggaaaaacattCTAAAGAGTCCTCGCTCGTGTGCTGCAGCGCACAGAGCTGCCATCAAAGGCCACAAACAATCACAACAGCACTGAAATGAAATCACATGCAAACTAGTCGATGATTGAACTCTGGTCAGCGGAGGGCGCAGAGCAGCTGAGGCTTCTACTGtagtaaaaaaacaatccaGTTCTTGAAGTGTAAAAGTAGCAAAAGGCTGCGTAGCACTGGAACTGATTCACCTCCACCTCATGCTTGTCTCACCGCCGCGCATTTCAAACTGCACTTGCTTGTTTAAATGCTACGAATTCAAAGTGAATCGATTAGAAGCCGACAGATTTGGGGGCGACACTCTGTTGTTTCTGTaaaatggaaacaaagaaacagacactTGCTGCCGTAGCActtgaagaaaaacattcattctCTGATGAAGATAATCCCTTCGTCATGGGACACAAAGAGTCTGACAAACATCGCCTGTTGTTTCAAGTCTCTTATCTCTGAGATCTTCTCTCCACTCTTCTGCTCGACAGGTGCACGCTCTGCTTATTTTACAGTCCTCTCAGACTTTACAATCCAACACGACATCATCCGCTGGCTTCACTTTGAGGCTGGTTCAGTCGTGTTGGAGTCGTCTGAAGCGCCTCCTGCTTTGGAAGCTGCTTCTGGTGGAGAAAATGTTACAAGTTACTAGTGAAGTCTAAAGGATGAAGGCACAGACCTCCTCATTCATTAATCAGGAAACATCATCTACAAAAAGCCCATGTAACAGGGTTGGATGTGCATAATTTAAGGCTTCATTAATCATCACAACACCAGCCAACCTCTGTCCTTCTTCTCCTGAGTCTCTTCGGCCGCGGTCTTGTCCGCTCTGAAGAAGATCCTGGCGCTGCTCAAGGAGAAGTGGAGCAGTTCAaactcctgcagagagagagagaggaagacaaagagttCAGTGTGAAACATCCCGCCCACACGATCACAACACTTCGCGGATTTCCTTGTTGCTTTAGAACTCTGCATTTCAAAGACAGACGGCAGAATCAACGGAGAGACACTGAAAAGGCTGAAAACGTAAGAATATACCTGCAGGTAGATGTCCAGCCTCTTTTGGGTGAGGTTCATAgtttgcagcagtttttcaTCCTGACTGGACGACTGGACGTTCTGCTCCTTCACCACCGCGTTCATCTCTTTCTTGTACTTATCTCTGACGGCCTGGAACCAGTGCAGCGAGTCGAACTCCAGATACTGGTCCAGCAGCTTCAGGATGTACGCCACACCTGAGAGAGCGAGTCAGAGACAGTCATGACCCTGGACAGAGGCAGTTAAGCAGGAAGCTGTTCCagtgaaatgtgatttattaCCCATAGCAAAGCCGTCGTCTGTGAAAGCTGCtccacttttgtttttcttgttgagTTTCTCTTTGCAGCCGATCGAGTGCTCCACGAAATTCACGGTCTACGAGAGAGATTTGTTCGTGCATCAATTCTTAAAAGtgctgcatgtctgaaaactaaacaaaaaattCCCAAAAGGCAGACAAGACATGTTTTATAAAAGGTCACAGTGTCCTTCCTGTCCCACCAAATTGTAATCAATTCATccgtgagtccaagtgaacaagAAGTTGCCCAGGggtgttgttgagatattttgttttacaaaaatgGCACAGGTGGAAGAACAACCCGAGAACATAATGCCaccggccactggctgttgcTGGAGTGGAGGCATAAGAACAAAGctgacacacaaatgaaaaaagactCAGTACTGACCAGTGGGGGTACAATCATGTAGAAGTTCCTCAGGTGCATATTCTTGGCACTGCGAAACTCAGCTGCAAACACCGCCACCAGCATCTTGAAGTACTCCGTCCCCTCGGCAGAGTTGCTGGTCAGATCCCCCAACACGGAATCTAAGACACtgggaataaaaacacagagagagtttCAGATGAACAGATGTCAAAATAGCAGGTGACGTTTCATTCACATTTTTGTAACTGTGGTGCCACCTTGAGGTTGAAAAATTGAAATGCAGCGCAGATATCTTATAATAAACCGTCTGTGCAGAAGATTGTACATCGTGTCTACATCCACTGGAgctgtaataataacaataatctacagacaacatttaaagatattttgaAGTTGTGCCCACCTAGCAGCTTTCAGAGTCTCCTCTGAAAgtccctcctccttcaccagcTCCTCAAAGTTCACAATGTCCTCCAGGTCTGGAACAAACCTGCAAacgacacagacagaaaacattaatcattaaagagagaaatgtcagaaaaaaaagggagaactCTTGTAAATGCATCCAGGTTTTTGAGTATAGTTAATGTTTTGAAGACTTTTTCATTCCTTCATATTCAATCAAAGGGAGCATTGTTTACTACACAGCTACAACAACCGTCTACTCACCTGATAGCACTGCTGCAACAGTGGAGGCCACCAGAGCGGATCATGCGAACGTAGCCCATGGCGTTacctgagagaaaaacagggtCAAATCGGTGTTGGCTGACATTGGCTCAGACGGGATCCATGTCCAATGATTTCTTAGGTTTAACCTTCATCTGTTGAATGGTATTTTCTCACCGATCTGGCTGATGAGCTGTCGGAACTGGTCTAGGTAGCTCTGTCCATCAGGACTGATTCCCAGCTTCCTGATGCCACGGTTGAACTTCTCTGCTCGCTCAAACGGATactgagacaaaaacaaacagttaaacAGCAGCTGGGAGGGAAATCATGTCATTGTCCCTggtgatataataaaaaaaagtatttgttacAACAGACTTCACAGTTATTACTGGAATCCAACTGGTTCCAAGAACAGAAAATCTAGATCTTGTTCCAGAGAATTGATTTACTGATGTGACACATTAACCTCCTCTATGGTTGATTAGTTTCGTCTTAATCACTGATCACAGTGTtggttctgtctgcagctctcatGCATGATCATTAACTGGTGTTACGACTTTCTGACTGGAGTAAAACACTTTGCTTTGTTAGTGTAACTGGTGTAATAAAGTGATGAGCTTTGAGGAGACAGCGAGTCGTCTCTCACCTTCTGATCAGACTGGTCCTTTGTCTCTCTGAAGAAGCGGATGTCCTTGATGAGTCTGGACTTGATGTGTTCGTCGTACATAAACTGGCTGAAGATGTAAAACTTCTTACGCAGGAACTGGTAGGTGAAATTCACCTGATGAAAGCGGGGGGAGATGTGCAacaggtgagaaaaaaaaatacttaagtGGAAAGATTCTAAACCTCCTCTGCGTCTCCTGGGAACTCACCGTGGTGTTCATGATGCCGGTGCCGTGGGTTCGGATGGAGTTGGCAATGTGGCGGATGTTGATGGTGTTCAAGTGCTTGTTGTTACTTGCCTTCTCTATGAAGATCTATCGGAGAGCGATGGATTAAATGTAAGACTTGATATCCACTTGGTTCAACATACAGAAGGTGAACACGGAGGCTCAGAGTCTCACCTGGTTGTTGAGGTTGTAAAGGTAACgtgagacaaaaacatgaatgttcCTCATTATCTCCAGGACGTCTAAACCCTGAGggagaacacagaggaaacagttaATCATCCATTTATCTGCTACACTTCTATATTAAAACATCCACTTCTATTACAGAGTAAATTCACAATTTCCCCAGTCTGATAAGTAACCAGCCCACATTGGAGATTTAAGTTTCCTGACATAGGGACGTGCCGAATGACTGACTCTATGGCCCcatacacacctggtattaacatgtggtttttgtgatccgagCATTAGATGGACAGCTCTACGTAGAGGTGTGATAGCGATCCGTCTGGGCCACATGTCTACATTCCTTTAGCTGTGAGATGGCAAATGCGTCCagggccacatatgaaggaacgcctactcagctgatgtcctctgacctgctacagtttcactgtgaactgaaccttttttttttaactctcaACTGTGCCCATATGCGGATTTGTTAGTGGCCATTGGATTTATTCAGCGCCTCCTGactcgtctgtctctctctctctctctctctctctcacacaaacagtgacatcggacacatctgtgactggtcaaaacaacatcatttggttttaaccaaaacaaattacacacatgttaatttgcatgtagagcggggaagtgagatccgatcacaactggtcacaggagacacattcaggatgtattttaatgtcaggtgtgaacacacaaactctggccacttgtgattggatcaggatggatgttaataccagggcCTATGTCAGCACCAGTTGGAAACAGTCGGTGGCACTATAAGCATCATGTAATGTGACATTAATGTGTTTCGTCACAGTACAGTCACATCATTTAGTTTACAtctcaaaaaacacatgtaaatgtaaagtatcTCTTCAATGATGTGTAAGGTGCCATCACACAGACCTGTTCCAGTGTCTGGCTGGGCAGGTGAGCCTCTGTCATCGTGAGTCCATAACGCTGTGTGGCCAGGTTCCTCATCTCGCTGTAGGTGGCCCAGTCATGCAGAGCCACGGTGGTCAGGTTGTAGAAAGTTTTGTCCAGGTAGTGAGTCACGTAGGCTGCAATGGCAACACCGAGTTAGTTTACCAGCAGGGGTCAGCAttactcaacacacacactccactctATTTCACTGACATGattcagtttttaataaaacatcaactCTATAGATGTATGGATGAGAAGACATCTTTTAGAAAGTTTTTGAATCAACAGCAAAAGTTGCccccaaaaatgttttcaatatccaacaagaacaaacaatctgtgtgcatgtatgaaaaAGAGTTTCCCGGGACCTTTGATATGAATGAAGCGGTTGAAGAAGCGGACGGGTTTAAGGGAGAAGAAGTGAGCCAGATCCTTCATGCCAACTTTGAAAGGGTTCCTGTCGTCCAGCTTCAGGTGAGTGTGAACGGAGAGACGCAGGTCCTTCTCTATCTCCTTACAGAGCTTGTCCAGTAGGTGCTGCacgagaaaaataaaacaaaatccacaTTGTAAAACTACAACCCAAAAACCTAATAACTTTGGCTACGACACAACAAAGTCCACATATGTACAATCACATCCTCAACCTCCATGTTGAAACACGATCTTCTAAATCAACACTGTGTTGTGATGATTCGATTCCTGTacatttcctctttctgctccttATTCTGGCTGCAACATTTTCATCTGCTCTCACCTCGTTGAAAACATCCATGATCTCCTTGTCATAGCTCTCCAGTAGCTGGTCACATGACTCCATGTGTTTGGCATGTAACATGGACGGCACACTGTCTCTCAGCGCGCTAAACATGTACTGCTCTGGCCAATCAGACGTCATCAAGGGGACAGAAGAAGAGGTGACGATTAAAACATAatcaaaacaaagataaaacagttTTCTTGAATTTGCAAGTGGAATGTTTTCCACTTCAACATAATTGTGCCCGTCAGCCTACGTGTATTCTTGCTGCGTCCACCGCATTGTCATACACGTCATCTAAGTAGATGGGAAACACAGCTCGGTGCCAGTAAAGGAAACTACAGTCGCACTGTATCTTGACCCTGAggaacaaaaaaatacaaattcctTAAGTATGACTCTTAcagtatgtaaaaaaaaatacaacgtCGAATTGCATCATGAaatcatgtttctgataagctCAGACATTAACCTTCCTAAGGACCAGAATGGTTTGTCAGCTGCCAAAGTGATAAATGGGCATTTGAGATGTTCGGATGTAAATGATTTGTGGTCTGACTGTGAGCCAGTGAGATCAGAACAAAACTCTTTGATTCTACTTCAGAAAGATGTCGAAGCCGCCCGTGACATTGCCCCCACACCAAGTAGCATCTCAACTTCTCCAAGTTTTCTTCCCTGACACAGATTTCGTCATGCACCAATTATAAATCTAGCACTGGAAACTTTGTTGCTaatcaaaagaagaagaaagaaaccacACCTCTCACGCAGCTCACTGATCAGATCCAGCTTCTTCAGCACAAGCTGCAGCGGGAGCAGATCCTCGTCTTTGAAAGTTTTCTGGAAGGAGCGACAGATTGATTTCAGTGTCAAGCTAAGAGTCAAGTGAAATAAGAAGGAAACAGAAGTGTCTGTATCCCATTAACCATTTGTTTTCCCCCGACGTACCAGCTGAGTGCCGACGCACAGAGCCAGAGACACCACAAGGCGGCGCTCTTTTGTGCTGGGTCCACTGAGGGCATTTTCTGCCAGCACCAGAGAGGACAGCACATCCAGTCGCTGCTCACTGTACTTCTTGTCAGAGATCACCCTTTTCTTCAGGGAGGTAAACACATTAAGtgtcaaataaaatgaacataGAAACTATATGAACTCCTTCTGTAAATACTTAGCATTTGAATGAATATTTTTGGGCCTGTGTTTACCTTGGCTGTGCCGATGGCATTCAGGGCCTgtgactgcagctgctgagtGATGTGAGACACAGAGTCGGCTACAACCATAGAACGCCTGTGAAACATGTGCTCCACAGCCTGAAGGGAAACAGGATTAAACCTCATGTTAATAAAGGTACAGGTATAAAGCATGGAAATAgtctctcatgcacacacccacacaccttgAGCAATTCAACCAGTCGACAGAGCGCTTTGACCGAGGTCTTGGTCATGGGCCGCTGCATTGACATGTACATGTTCATGGTGGTCTTGATAATAGTGCCGATGCCGTACGCATACAGGATTCCCTGTGAGGAACGGGAAAGAAGAGGGGATTTTCAGAGTGTTCTTTTAAGAAAGGACACTTACAGAAAGCTTGTCagttaacaaataaataaatgagcaTAATACATGTATTTCTCTGTTCATGGAGACTAAAAAAACGTAAAAGCGAAAAAATGTGAAACGTGAAATGTTTGAATGCATCACTGTAGTTTATATTGTGTTGTCTTTACCTGTACAAACACATTACACCTGCTGTTAAGGTCGTCTGCCAACTTGTCCCCTTTATGGTCCTTGGACAAGATGGactccatcttcatcatccatGAGGTTACAAACACGTAGTAGGACTGAACATCCCTGAAGAGAAACGACAACAGAAACTGTTAGATTGTTTTGAATCTAACTAGAATTACTGCTTTGCGGTTGTTCGCCTCTGCCAACAAGtgcagtttttgtttacatATCTAAACACACCTTTTTCTCCAGATTCataatctaatcagttaatctttgagtccaagtgaacgtttgtaccaaatttgaagacattcccacAAGCTGATCttcagatatcatgttcaagaaaaacataaacagcCTTTGTGAGGACACCGTACTgacggatggacggacaacctgaaaacataatgcctccggccactggctcTCGCCGGCGCGGAGGAATAACAATCTGGTTTCAACAGAACTAGTGTGACTGAGTATGGACACTACTGACTTTGTTAGCGTCTGAGCTCTCTGCTGCAGGTAGGTGTCTCTCTGCCCTCTGATGCCCTGCAGACTCTTCTTATCCATCAGTTTAGCTGCAGCTGGGACTTTAGCAATGAGGAAGGTGTCAGGAAACCAGATGATGTTTGCAATCAAAGTGACAGCGGGAACCTGGAGGAAGGgggcagacacaaacacacatgaaaactagaatggctctcaggAAGTATGCACCTCCACCAAGTCCGAAGAGtttccttatgaaaccacatttaaattcactagatccagttTGAAACCAGGATCAGGAAACGGTGTCACAACTAAAGATAGAAAGACAAAACTACCTTTTTACAGACATCGAGCAGGGCCTTGTACAGCTTTTTGTCGACACTCCTGAAGATGTGAAAGTGAAGCACAAAGAGACCACAGACGCCAGCATATTTATCCCTCTGGTCAATTTCGGAAGGTTCACCTGAAAaccacatgaacacaaagaAGATATTTCAAAGTTGCAAGCGAAGGATACCACCTGGCAAACTAAGTTTTCCTGGGAGAAGAAACTGACCAATCTTTGACTCAACGTTGGTGAATATGGTGCGAAGGTTGAAGGCAAACTCCTCTGCAAAGACGCTGTTTTTGGCAACAGCTACTCCTTCCCCATGGTCGTCAAACCTCTGTTCCACGCAGGCCTGTCACACAAGCATAAACATTAGGAGATCAGTGATCAAGTATTTGGTTGTAGGCTGAAGGAGGTCAACAAATAATGATGCCAAGAACCCAGGAGCAACCCCCATGAGAAagtgcttcctctctctcccttctcagAGGGGGGTTGCTTCCTATCAGGTGAGATCAGACAGAGGCAATAAAACCACATTCCATTCTGAACTGAAAACCAGCTCATTTTATTGAAGGTCTGAAGCAAAGTGAGAATAATGTTTCTGTAgtttgtttaatattgttttttattattgcttttagttaatttgattaaattccTTACTGTTCAAAGACTAAAATCATCCTGTGGAACCTGCTTATATTGATTAAAAGACttgaaactaaactaaaaacacGTCTTTGAAGTTACCTGCAGTATCATGCCATCCAGCAGCTGTCCCTCCAGCTTCAGCAGGAGCTTCTCGAACGGTTTCAGCTTCTCTTCGGGGATGGAAAATTTCCCAGGGTTATGGTGCACTGATTTCAATAACCTGTGATAGAATGATGCAGTTATAGACGACAACAAACAATGAATGATCATAAAAATGCATTCAATTTAAGGGTAAAAGGTGAATACATAACATAATACAAAAACAGCACTTCTGTCTATATTTTATCTCACTGGTTGcaaactggtgtgtgtgtgtatgtgtgtgggagggagagaggaaaagacagagggTAAGAGGGtttgggtttgtgtttgtgtgtgcgt comes from the Hippoglossus stenolepis isolate QCI-W04-F060 chromosome 5, HSTE1.2, whole genome shotgun sequence genome and includes:
- the washc4 gene encoding WASH complex subunit 4 isoform X2, translating into MAVETIAPDWEFDRFDDGSQKIHTEVQLKNYNKFLEEYTSQLRGIEEALDDSIGDVWDFTLDPIALKLIPYEQSSLLELIKTDNKVLNKVITVYAALCSEVKKLKYEAETKFYNGLLYYGEGVSDTGVVEGESQIQMGRFISFLQELSCFVSRCYEVVVNIVHQLAALYNSNKGATKIIESSGVHFQTVYEHLGELLVVLLTLDEILENHGTLKDHWKMYKRLLKSVHHNPGKFSIPEEKLKPFEKLLLKLEGQLLDGMILQACVEQRFDDHGEGVAVAKNSVFAEEFAFNLRTIFTNVESKIGEPSEIDQRDKYAGVCGLFVLHFHIFRSVDKKLYKALLDVCKKVPAVTLIANIIWFPDTFLIAKVPAAAKLMDKKSLQGIRGQRDTYLQQRAQTLTKDVQSYYVFVTSWMMKMESILSKDHKGDKLADDLNSRCNVFVQGILYAYGIGTIIKTTMNMYMSMQRPMTKTSVKALCRLVELLKAVEHMFHRRSMVVADSVSHITQQLQSQALNAIGTAKKRVISDKKYSEQRLDVLSSLVLAENALSGPSTKERRLVVSLALCVGTQLKTFKDEDLLPLQLVLKKLDLISELRERVKIQCDCSFLYWHRAVFPIYLDDVYDNAVDAARIHYMFSALRDSVPSMLHAKHMESCDQLLESYDKEIMDVFNEHLLDKLCKEIEKDLRLSVHTHLKLDDRNPFKVGMKDLAHFFSLKPVRFFNRFIHIKAYVTHYLDKTFYNLTTVALHDWATYSEMRNLATQRYGLTMTEAHLPSQTLEQGLDVLEIMRNIHVFVSRYLYNLNNQIFIEKASNNKHLNTINIRHIANSIRTHGTGIMNTTVNFTYQFLRKKFYIFSQFMYDEHIKSRLIKDIRFFRETKDQSDQKYPFERAEKFNRGIRKLGISPDGQSYLDQFRQLISQIGNAMGYVRMIRSGGLHCCSSAIRFVPDLEDIVNFEELVKEEGLSEETLKAASVLDSVLGDLTSNSAEGTEYFKMLVAVFAAEFRSAKNMHLRNFYMIVPPLTVNFVEHSIGCKEKLNKKNKSGAAFTDDGFAMGVAYILKLLDQYLEFDSLHWFQAVRDKYKKEMNAVVKEQNVQSSSQDEKLLQTMNLTQKRLDIYLQEFELLHFSLSSARIFFRADKTAAEETQEKKDRAASKAGGASDDSNTTEPASK
- the washc4 gene encoding WASH complex subunit 4 isoform X1, which produces MAVETIAPDWEFDRFDDGSQKIHTEVQLKNYNKFLEEYTSQLRGIEEALDDSIGDVWDFTLDPIALKLIPYEQSSLLELIKTDNKVLNKVITVYAALCSEVKKLKYEAETKFYNGLLYYGEGVSDTGVVEGESQIQMGRFISFLQELSCFVSRCYEVVVNIVHQLAALYNSNKGATKIIESSGVHFQTVYEHLGELLVVLLTLDEILENHGTLKDHWKMYKRLLKSVHHNPGKFSIPEEKLKPFEKLLLKLEGQLLDGMILQACVEQRFDDHGEGVAVAKNSVFAEEFAFNLRTIFTNVESKIGEPSEIDQRDKYAGVCGLFVLHFHIFRSVDKKLYKALLDVCKKVPAVTLIANIIWFPDTFLIAKVPAAAKLMDKKSLQGIRGQRDTYLQQRAQTLTKDVQSYYVFVTSWMMKMESILSKDHKGDKLADDLNSRCNVFVQGILYAYGIGTIIKTTMNMYMSMQRPMTKTSVKALCRLVELLKAVEHMFHRRSMVVADSVSHITQQLQSQALNAIGTAKKRVISDKKYSEQRLDVLSSLVLAENALSGPSTKERRLVVSLALCVGTQLKTFKDEDLLPLQLVLKKLDLISELRERVKIQCDCSFLYWHRAVFPIYLDDVYDNAVDAARIHYMFSALRDSVPSMLHAKHMESCDQLLESYDKEIMDVFNEHLLDKLCKEIEKDLRLSVHTHLKLDDRNPFKVGMKDLAHFFSLKPVRFFNRFIHIKAYVTHYLDKTFYNLTTVALHDWATYSEMRNLATQRYGLTMTEAHLPSQTLEQGLDVLEIMRNIHVFVSRYLYNLNNQIFIEKASNNKHLNTINIRHIANSIRTHGTGIMNTTVNFTYQFLRKKFYIFSQFMYDEHIKSRLIKDIRFFRETKDQSDQKYPFERAEKFNRGIRKLGISPDGQSYLDQFRQLISQIGNAMGYVRMIRSGGLHCCSSAIRFVPDLEDIVNFEELVKEEGLSEETLKAASVLDSVLGDLTSNSAEGTEYFKMLVAVFAAEFRSAKNMHLRNFYMIVPPLTVNFVEHSIGCKEKLNKKNKSGAAFTDDGFAMGVAYILKLLDQYLEFDSLHWFQAVRDKYKKEMNAVVKEQNVQSSSQDEKLLQTMNLTQKRLDIYLQEFELLHFSLSSARIFFRADKTAAEETQEKKDREAASKAGGASDDSNTTEPASK